In Zygosaccharomyces rouxii strain CBS732 chromosome D complete sequence, one DNA window encodes the following:
- the SEC23 gene encoding GTPase-activating protein SEC23 (highly similar to uniprot|P15303 Saccharomyces cerevisiae YPR181C SEC23 cytoplasmic GTPase-activating protein): MDFETNEDINGIRFSWNVFPSTRTDANKNVVPVGCLYTPLKECEGLSVAPYNPVICAGPQCKSILNPYCAIDPRNNSWTCPICNSRNHLPAQYANMTQENMPAELQNTTVEYITNRPVQIPPIFFFVVDITAEKENLDALKESIITSLSLLPPNAFVGLITYGNVVQLHDLSSQTIDRCNVFRGDREYQYDQLVEMLTGQRPTNTMGALPNTKITPFSLNRFFLPLEQVEFKLTQLLENLNPDQWTVPAGRRPLRATGSALSIASLLLQGSYKNVAARIILFASGPCTVNPGLIVSNELKDPLRSHHDIDSDRAQHYKKACKFYNQLAERVAENGHTVDVFAGCYDQIGMSEMKRLTDSTGGVLLLTDAFSTAIFKQSYLRLFAKDEEGYLKMAFSGNMTVKTSKDLKLQGLIGHASPVKKSDLSNVSDSEIGIGGTSAWKMSSLSSGHTYSIFFEIANTAAAAPVVSDRLRLAYTQFITHYQHSSGTNRVRVTTVANQLLPFGAPAIAASFDQEAAAVLMARIAVFKAESDDGADVIRWIDRTLIKLCQKYADYNKDDPSSFRLAPNFSLYPQFTYYLRRSQFLSVFNNSPDETAFYRHIFTREDTTNSLIMIQPTLTSFSMEEDPQPVLLDSVSVKPNTILLLDTFFFILIYHGEQIAQWRKAGYQDDPQYVDFKSLLEEPKLEAAELLVDRFPLPRFIDTEAGGSQARFLLSKLNPSDSYQDAAHGGSTIVLTDDVSLQNFMTHLQQVSVSGQT; the protein is encoded by the coding sequence ATGGATTTCGAGACAAACGAAGATATCAATGGGATCCGTTTCTCTTGGAACGTATTCCCTTCGACGCGCACTGATGCCAATAAGAATGTCGTTCCAGTGGGATGTCTTTATACACCTTTGAAAGAGTGTGAAGGTTTGAGTGTGGCCCCTTATAACCCTGTGATATGTGCTGGACCCCAATGTAAATCGATTTTAAATCCATACTGTGCAATTGATCCACGCAACAATTCGTGGACTTGTCCTATCTGTAATTCGAGAAATCATTTACCAGCTCAATATGCTAATATGACTCAAGAAAATATGCCAGCTGAATTACAAAACACTACAGTGGAGTATATCACCAATAGACCAGTTCAAATTccaccaatttttttcttcgtGGTTGATATTACagctgaaaaggaaaactTGGACgcattgaaagaatctATTATTACTTCCTTATCCcttttaccaccaaatgcCTTCGTTGGTTTGATCACTTACGGTAATGTGGTTCAATTACATGATTTATCTTCTCAAACCATTGACAGATGTAACGTCTTTAGGGGTGACAGAGAATACCAATACGATCAATTGGTTGAAATGTTGACTGGTCAAAGACCAACCAATACTATGGGTGCCTTACCAAACACAAAGATTActccattttctttgaacagGTTTTTCTTACCATTGGAACAAGTTGAGTTCAAATTGACTCaattgttggaaaatttgaaccCAGATCAATGGACTGTGCCCGCAGGTCGTAGACCATTAAGAGCTACAGGTTCTGCATTGAGCATTGCTTCCCTTTTGTTACAAGGATCCTACAAAAATGTTGCTGCAAGAATTATTTTATTCGCATCTGGTCCATGTACTGTCAACCCAGGTTTGATTGTCTCTAACGAATTGAAGGATCCATTGAGATCTCACCACGATATCGACTCGGACCGTGCTCAACATTACAAGAAAGCTTGTAAATTCTACAACCAATTAGCTGAAAGAGTAGCTGAAAATGGACATACCGTCGATGTTTTTGCAGGCTGTTACGATCAAATTGGTATGTCTGAAATGAAGAGACTAACAGATTCCACTGGTGGTGTCTTGCTTTTGACAGATGCATTCTCCACTGCCATTTTCAAGCAGTCCTACTTGAGGTTGTTTGCcaaggatgaagaaggcTACTTGAAGATGGCCTTCAGCGGTAACATGACCGTTAAGACAAGCAAGGATTTAAAACTACAGGGTTTGATCGGTCATGCTTCTCCTGTTAAGAAGTCTGATTTGTCTAACGTGAGTGACTCTGaaattggtattggtggAACTTCTGCCTGGAAGATGTCTTCTTTATCTTCAGGTCACACCTATTCGATCTTTTTCGAAATTGCTAATACGGCAGCGGCAGCACCAGTTGTCTCCGATAGACTACGCCTAGCATACACTCAATTCATTACTCATTATCAACATTCTTCGGGTACTAATCGTGTTAGAGTTACTACTGTTGCTAACCAATTGTTACCATTTGGTGCACCTGCAATTGCTGCCTCTTTCGATCAAgaagctgctgctgttcTAATGGCAAGAATTGCTGTTTTTAAGGCTGAATCTGATGATGGTGCAGATGTGATTAGATGGATTGATAGAACTTTGATTAAGCTGTGTCAAAAATATGCTGATTACAACAAAGATGATCCATCATCTTTCAGGTTGGCCCCTAACTTTTCCTTATATCCTCAATTCACTTATTACTTGAGAAGATCTCAATTCCTAAGCGTTTTCAATAACTCTCCCGATGAGACGGCTTTTTACAGACACATTTTCACTAGAGAAGATACAACGAATTCTTTGATCATGATTCAACCAACTTTgacttcattttcaatggaAGAAGATCCACAACCAGTGTTATTGGACTCCGTGTCTGTGAAACCAAACACCATCTTATTGTTGGacactttcttcttcatcttaATATACCACGGTGAACAAATTGCTCAATGGAGGAAAGCAGGTTATCAAGACGATCCACAATACGTcgatttcaaatcattgCTGGAGGAACCTAAACTGGAAGCCGCTGAATTGTTAGTGGATAGATTCCCCCTACCTAGGTTTATCGATACTGAAGCCGGTGGATCTCAAGCAAGATTTTTGCTGTCCAAATTGAATCCATCAGATAGCTACCAAGATGCTGCGCACGGTGGCTCTACAATTGTGTTGACCGATGACGTTTCTTTGCAAAACTTTATGACCCATCTACAACAGGTCTCTGTAAGTGGCCAGACTTGA
- the AOS1 gene encoding E1 ubiquitin-activating protein AOS1 (similar to uniprot|Q06624 Saccharomyces cerevisiae YPR180W AOS1 Nuclear protein that acts as a heterodimer with Uba2p to activate Smt3p (SUMO) before its conjugation to proteins (sumoylation) which may play a role in protein targeting essential for viability) yields the protein MEPSQATAERLTRDEIDLYDRQIRLWGMAAQARMRSAKVLLIGLGSLGTEICKNVVLCGLGHLTILDDTVVQEEDLGSQFFIGSEDVGSLKLESAKARIQDLNPRVHLSFDTQSIESKDADFYKGFDLVIGTELNTSQMVKLNELTRKYNIPIYLAGSNGLFAYIFVDLIQFDAEDEKLKGSQPTEKGQISTNTEVTEVKTRTDEDDDKKVFEVINTRHHYKSFQQMIKTASLEGRLNRRQIKRLSSAVPLTLALLRAEHEIGQLNFLTLKEKAVETCRQLGVPETVLNDTYVEQFTKQEGVQFAPVSAIVGGAIAQDVINILGKRQPPLSNFIVFDGITLDMPIFEF from the coding sequence ATGGAACCTTCACAAGCTACTGCTGAACGCTTAACCAGGGATGAGATTGATCTGTATGATAGACAGATCCGACTATGGGGGATGGCAGCCCAAGCTAGGATGAGATCAGCCAAAGTGTTGTTAATCGGATTAGGATCCTTAGGTACAGAAATATGTAAGAATGTTGTACTGTGTGGGTTGGGTCACTTAACTATTCTAGATGATACGGTTGTACAGGAGGAAGACCTAGGATCACAGTTCTTTATTGGTAGTGAAGATGTAGGGTCCCTTAAATTAGAAAGTGCCAAGGCTAGAATCCAAGACTTAAATCCTCGAGTCCATTTATCATTCGATACACAGAGTATAGAATCTAAGGATGCAGATTTTTACAAAGGATTCGATTTAGTAATTGGTACCGAGTTGAACACTAGTCAAATGGTTAAGCTTAACGAATTGACAAGAAAGTATAACATCCCAATATATTTGGCAGGATCGAATGGACTGTTTGCATATATATTTGTTGACTTGATCCAATTCGAtgcagaagatgagaaattAAAGGGTAGTCAACCTACAGAGAAGGGTCAAATTTCTACAAATACAGAAGTTACAGAAGTTAAAACCCgtactgatgaagatgacgacAAAAAGGTCTTTGAAGTGATCAACACAAGACATCACTACAAAAGTTTCCAGCAGATGATCAAGACTGCCTCCTTAGAAGGTCGGCTGAACAGAAGGCAAATCAAAAGATTATCTAGCGCCGTTCCCTTGACGTTAGCACTGCTCCGCGCCGAGCATGAAATTGGACAATTAAACTTTTTAACGTTAAAGGAGAAGGCTGTAGAAACATGTCGACAGCTAGGTGTTCCTGAAACTGTCTTGAACGACACTTACGTGGAACAATTTACTAAACAAGAAGGTGTACAATTTGCACCAGTATCGGCCATTGTAGGCGGAGCCATCGCGCAAGATGTGATTAATATCTTAGGTAAAAGACAACCTCCATTGAGCAATTTCATTGTTTTCGATGGGATTACTCTAGACATGCCAATCTTCGAATTCTGA